Proteins encoded within one genomic window of Microcebus murinus isolate Inina chromosome 8, M.murinus_Inina_mat1.0, whole genome shotgun sequence:
- the HOXD13 gene encoding homeobox protein Hox-D13 gives MSRAGNWDMDGLRADSGAAGAAPASSSSSSVAAAAAAQGQCRGFLSAPVFAGTHSGRAAAAAAAAAAAAAAASGFAYPGTSERAGSASSSSSSAVVAARPEAPPAKECPATAPAAAAAAPPGAPALGYGYHFGNGYYSCRMSHGVGLQQNALKSSPHASLGGFPVEKYMDVSGLASSSVPANEVPARAKEVSFYQGYTSPYQHVPGYIDMVSTFGSGEPRHEAYISMEGYQSWTLANGWNSQVYCAKDQPQGSHFWKSSFPGDVALNQPDMCVYRRGRKKRVPYTKLQLKELENEYAINKFINKDKRRRISAATNLSERQVTIWFQNRRVKDKKIVSKLKDTVS, from the exons ATGAGCCGCGCCGGGAACTGGGACATGGACGGGCTGCGGGCGGATAGCGGGGCCGCCGGGGCCGCCCCGGCTTCCTCTTCTTCGTCGtccgtggcggcggcggcggcggcccaaGGCCAGTGCCGCGGCTTCCTCTCCGCGCCGGTGTTCGCCGGGACACATTCAGGACGGGCGGccgcggcggcagcggcggcggcggcggcggcagcggctgccTCTGGCTTCGCGTACCCGGGGACCTCTGAGCGCGCAGGCTCCGCCTCGTCGTCGTCATCTTCGGCTGTGGTCGCGGCGCGCCCAGAGGCTCCCCCAGCCAAAGAGTGCCCAGCAACGGCGCCCGCTGCGGCCGCTGCAGCGCCCCCGGGCGCTCCAGCGCTGGGCTACGGCTACCACTTCGGCAACGGCTACTATAGCTGCCGTATGTCGCACGGCGTGGGCTTACAACAGAATGCGCTCAAGTCATCTCCGCATGCCTCGCTGGGAGGCTTCCCCGTGGAGAAGTACATGGACGTGTCGGGCCTGGCGAGCAGCAGCGTACCGGCCAACGAGGTGCCCGCGCGAGCCAAGGAAGTGTCCTTCTACCAGGGCTACACGAGCCCCTACCAGCACGTGCCGGGCTATATTGACATGGTGTCCACCTTTGGCTCCGGGGAGCCTCGACACGAGGCGTACATCTCTATGGAGGGTTACCAGTCCTGGACGCTGGCTAACGGGTGGAACAGCCAGGTGTACTGCGCCAAGGACCAGCCACAGGGCTCCCACTTTTGGAAATCGTCCTTTCCAG GGGATGTGGCTCTAAATCAGCCAGACATGTGTGTCTACCGAcggggaaggaagaagagggtgCCCTACACCAAACTGCAGCTCAAAGAACTGGAGAATGAGTATGCCATTAACAAGTTCATTAACAAGGACAAGCGGCGGCGTATCTCAGCTGCCACGAACCTATCTGAGAGACAAGTGACCATTTGGTTTCAAAACCGAAGAGTGAAGGATAAGAAAATCGTCTCCAAGCTCAAAGATACAGTCTCCTGA